The nucleotide window AACAAAGCGGGAAAACAACTCATATCAGCGCCTTAATTTGCGTTTGTTCTCGGAAACAAATTCAAATGCTTGAGGGCGATGTGTGGCTGGGCGGTGCACTTCCCCTGAGAGAGGAGTGGAGTGGCGTTCAAGTATTGCGACCACACGAACATGTTTGCAAACACCTGAggagtatttttgttttaaaaatatgtttagaatTTTCTACTTTTCGTTAATGACTTTTAAGGAATTtgagtttttgaaattaattttttaaaatctagTTGCCTTAAGTATTTAGGGAACTTTGAGTAAATTTTATGCTAAAGGTCAAGGAATGTGAACCAGTAAGTGTTTCAGAGAGACGATTAAAAGGAAATAGAATATAAACCAAATAGAGTCGTTTTTATATGTGAGAAGCGCACCAGATTCAGCTAATTAAACTATtcgaaatatatacacatacatacgtagacATAAGAGCCCCAAACTGTAATTTTGCATATTACATTTTCGGCCGTATATTAGAAACCTTAAATCGATGTAGCgatgcttccgcagccgccctacagcccaaaCGTGGCCCTCCcagactttttttgtttccttgcctgaaaaagccgatgaaaggcaagcgtTTTGAGACGACAagggaatgcaagcagcatgcacctcggctctcaaggctatgcCGGAGAAAGCcttgacgccttcaatgcttggaaagcGCTCTGGATCGACGCAGAAAAAGcctattttgaaactttttaaagaattgtaacgattggttcaataaatgtttttaaatagacTCAGTTCTATctctttccggacaaaccctgtatgtatatttgtaggcACGTACGTAAAATTACTTACTTGATTACCGCGCGACGTAGTAGCGATGCACGTAATCAGCAGGCAACATCTCgtaattatgaaaatttcaaatccacTCGAGTTAAGTTCATAAATCGCTTGTAGGTTTCGGGTAATCCGCGAATGTAGACGCAGATAATTTAGTAGTCTAATCACTTTGTGGGCATCAACTTTGACTTATTTCGTCTGCTTATGACAAAGGCTGCAGATTGAGTAGCACTTGATGATTCGTAAAATTACTCCAGTCAACAGTTTAACACCAATTACAAATGCGATTATCTTGGAAGGGCGAGATAAATTGGGAAATTCACCTGTTCAGTGGTCTTTTCATCTCTGTGCGTTACAAAGGCAGTCCACTTAGCAAATTAAGCTTTCATCAGCTCGTTAAaatcgaaaagaaaattatCACTATTCATTTTCGGTGAATTTTACTCCTTTTTGTACTCGTATTGTTCCCCTCTTGTCTTCCAGCCGAGCAAATGCGTAGCATATTGAAGGTAACAACTAACAACAGCAAGAAAACAATAATAGCTCGGAAACAAATCACCAACGGTGCATGGGTCAACATCATAATCTAAAAGCGCATCTGTACAACAACATTTCGAAATGGTTATAATGAGCCAAATCGCACGCAAGCAACTAAAGAACTAAGCGACTGAGCGGCTAAGCGGTTACGCATTCCAGAGACGTGGCAACAACAGCCAGATGCAAGCTAAACGCGAAACCCATAAATCATAATAAAGCGTTCGCTGACGAATTGCCGCCCCTCCGTTGAACACTCCGTCTTCAATTTTCGCGCTTTGTTTGGATCCACGCGCTCGTTGCCGACGGCAACATTTACACAACGCAACGCCACACGCCGCGCAGTCCGAATGCCACTGCTTTTGGCAATGCCCGAACCAGAACGTTCTCTGCCTCTAATGACAGTGGCCGACGCTGCCGCCGCAATGCCCGAAGCGGAGGTGACAAAGTCGCCAACTCGAACCACTCCAACGGCGGCTGCGACAAGCAGGCCGAATGCGTCCAGTCAATCCATGCCTATCAAACAGCAATCAAATACAGTCATAGCCTCAAATGTACTGACATCAAcggcaatagcaacaacagcattgaCAACAACGGCCGCAGTAACCGGCGCATTAGCCGGCACAATGCTTACGGCAATGGCTCCATCGAGTGCGGCGATAAGAACAGCAGCCACTACAGGTGTTAATAGCCAAATTACAGACGAGAGAGGTAGCGTTACCTCGCCACATCATCACTCAACAGTTGGCGTTGTTAGCAGCAATTATGTAGTAAATGAAATTGCCACCGCCAGCAGCAGCAAGCCCGACGGAGCGAACGCAGCCGACGCAGACAACATCAATGGCAGTGTGTTTGGTGGCCGTTATGACGGCGTGTCCGATACTTCATCAAATCGACACCATCGCCGACATTTGAATGGCAATAGCCACCAAGCTAACAATTGCGACGACTACGGCGGCGACGACAACGACGGCCACGATGGCGGAGACAAGGTTAATTGTTACGCTTCAGGCACCCGCTCCCCTCTGTGGCACGGCAGCGGTAAGCAAATCTCCCCCGCTGCCCCAACAGCTTTAACGTCGACAACAGCTTGCTGGCATGGGTGTTATTCGCCCACTCGCCACCGAGAGAATGAATCATCAATTAGCGCTGATGGAGTGACGACAGCACCATCGCCGCATTATCCGCAAATTCACGTTAAACAGGAATTCCTTCAAACGCAATACATGCAAGACGAAGACGAGGTTGCGCACGGAGATGAAGAGCGAACAAATGATAACGGGCAGACGGTGCACACAGCTCAAGCTGCTCCGGTCAAGCAAGGTATGTATGGTAATGTTCTCTGATGATTTTAATGTCATAATATACGTGtctatgggtgtgtgtgtgtgtataggtgCACTTAGTAGCCagcttcaatatacatacatatataggtagtAAAGATTCTGGGTTAATCCATTTTAGTTAATATGGAATATATTTTAGTATCAAATTAAACATCTCATTTGGGGcttcgaaattaaattaatatctaGTAGAACAGTGGCGTTAACCTATAAATTTGGACTTTCTCCATATTTCTGAAAATCGGAAACACCACAGTACACCCCGTGAGTCTAACGCCATTTAACTGGCTAATTGTGTATTTCTATAGCTAAAGTAAAGCAAAGAAAGACTCGCCCGGTACCGACAGAAGGtttcaatgatatcaatattcacaaaaaaaaaaataagttatagaAAAACTTATCAGTACTAAACAATTATCAGTAAAAATCCATCACTCCTTCTA belongs to Bactrocera dorsalis isolate Fly_Bdor chromosome 1, ASM2337382v1, whole genome shotgun sequence and includes:
- the LOC125776218 gene encoding MOB kinase activator-like 2 — translated: MPLLLAMPEPERSLPLMTVADAAAAMPEAEVTKSPTRTTPTAAATSRPNASSQSMPIKQQSNTVIASNVLTSTAIATTALTTTAAVTGALAGTMLTAMAPSSAAIRTAATTGVNSQITDERGSVTSPHHHSTVGVVSSNYVVNEIATASSSKPDGANAADADNINGSVFGGRYDGVSDTSSNRHHRRHLNGNSHQANNCDDYGGDDNDGHDGGDKVNCYASGTRSPLWHGSGKQISPAAPTALTSTTACWHGCYSPTRHRENESSISADGVTTAPSPHYPQIHVKQEFLQTQYMQDEDEVAHGDEERTNDNGQTVHTAQAAPVKQGMYGNVL